Proteins co-encoded in one Candidatus Methylomirabilis sp. genomic window:
- a CDS encoding HigA family addiction module antitoxin translates to MRMANPAHPGQFIRMEVIKPLDLSVTKAAEILGVTRPALSALLNGHAALSPDMALRIEKAFGPKMDTLLRMQTAYEIAEARGREKDIKVKRYIVKGRSPATLAQ, encoded by the coding sequence ATGCGTATGGCAAATCCCGCCCATCCGGGACAGTTCATCAGGATGGAAGTCATCAAACCTCTTGATCTCTCTGTGACCAAGGCCGCCGAAATTCTTGGCGTGACCAGGCCAGCACTCTCTGCTCTCCTCAACGGGCACGCTGCGCTATCTCCCGACATGGCGCTCCGTATCGAGAAGGCCTTCGGCCCCAAGATGGACACGCTTCTTCGTATGCAAACCGCATACGAGATTGCCGAGGCCCGCGGCAGAGAAAAGGACATCAAGGTGAAACGGTACATTGTGAAGGGGCGCTCTCCAGCAACACTTGCCCAGTAA
- a CDS encoding metal-sulfur cluster assembly factor, with amino-acid sequence MMTQPETSPVTEEQIYSALRKLLDPELGVNIVDLGLVYDVQIEGGNVAIRMTLTTRGCPMHASFVQAVDRAVWALDGVTGVTTEVVWEPAWNPDMISPEGKRALAGGGRGVPSW; translated from the coding sequence ATGATGACCCAACCAGAAACATCACCAGTAACCGAAGAACAGATTTACAGCGCGCTTCGGAAACTTCTTGACCCGGAGTTGGGAGTCAACATTGTGGATCTGGGTCTGGTCTACGACGTGCAGATCGAGGGCGGAAATGTTGCTATCCGCATGACCCTTACGACGCGCGGCTGTCCCATGCACGCCAGCTTCGTCCAGGCAGTCGATCGCGCTGTGTGGGCGTTGGACGGCGTCACCGGCGTGACGACCGAGGTCGTGTGGGAACCGGCCTGGAATCCGGATATGATCTCGCCTGAGGGGAAGCGGGCTCTCGCCGGCGGAGGACGTGGGGTTCCCTCATGGTGA
- a CDS encoding DUF2249 domain-containing protein: MTNESSCHSDAQSTGPCMPEALRDLPESRLVILDVRDQVRAGEEPFQRIMQTVMSLRDDQVLKLCNIFEPVPLYGVMMQRGFAHWTEQRGPQDWCITFYRASAEAEKSAAPSAASRPAEPVGDAIVVDARGLEPPQPMAKILENLPRIAAGGKILAMTDRRPMLLYPKLEERGFTFSTEETVNGWFETRIWK; the protein is encoded by the coding sequence ATGACCAACGAGAGCAGTTGCCACAGCGATGCGCAATCGACGGGACCATGTATGCCGGAGGCACTCCGGGACCTGCCGGAGAGCCGTCTGGTGATTCTGGATGTTCGTGACCAGGTGCGGGCAGGAGAAGAGCCGTTTCAGAGGATCATGCAGACCGTCATGTCTCTTCGGGACGACCAGGTGCTGAAACTCTGTAATATCTTCGAGCCGGTACCGTTGTACGGGGTCATGATGCAGCGGGGTTTCGCTCACTGGACAGAGCAGCGCGGCCCGCAAGACTGGTGCATCACATTTTATCGAGCGTCGGCTGAGGCTGAGAAGTCTGCGGCGCCCTCTGCGGCGTCGAGGCCGGCGGAGCCCGTCGGAGACGCCATTGTCGTGGACGCCCGTGGACTGGAGCCACCACAGCCGATGGCGAAGATCCTGGAGAACCTTCCTCGGATCGCTGCCGGCGGAAAGATCCTGGCCATGACCGATCGACGGCCGATGCTACTCTATCCGAAGCTTGAGGAACGGGGTTTTACCTTCTCCACTGAGGAGACCGTGAATGGCTGGTTCGAAACCCGGATCTGGAAGTAG
- a CDS encoding Crp/Fnr family transcriptional regulator, translated as MLSEQLKAIPYFQDLDARALESIRANAFEVRLQKGDVLFTEGEPAQAMYVVRSGKVKIFKLSPDGREQVLRIAEAGDCFNEVPIFDDEPNPANAQAVEPAALWGIRRDGMRRLVEEHPAIAIGFLKAFAGKLRYFTRKVEDLSFRSVTSRVAKLLLEMAEDDGKGGLRLKQQLTQQEMASVVGTAREMIGRAFKALEKEGAIKLDRHQVVIVSRAAMIRLL; from the coding sequence ATGCTATCAGAGCAGTTGAAGGCGATTCCGTATTTCCAGGACCTCGATGCGCGAGCGTTGGAGAGCATCCGGGCCAACGCATTCGAGGTGCGGCTGCAGAAGGGGGACGTCCTGTTTACGGAGGGGGAGCCGGCCCAGGCGATGTATGTGGTTCGGTCCGGCAAGGTGAAGATCTTCAAGCTTTCTCCGGACGGGCGCGAGCAGGTCCTCCGGATCGCAGAGGCCGGCGATTGTTTCAATGAGGTCCCGATCTTCGATGATGAGCCGAATCCCGCCAATGCCCAGGCGGTGGAGCCGGCTGCGCTTTGGGGCATCCGGCGGGATGGGATGCGGCGGCTCGTCGAAGAGCACCCGGCCATCGCGATCGGCTTCCTCAAGGCGTTTGCGGGGAAGCTCCGCTACTTCACCCGCAAGGTGGAGGATCTGTCGTTTCGCAGCGTGACGAGTCGCGTGGCCAAGCTCCTCCTGGAGATGGCCGAGGATGACGGCAAGGGAGGCCTGCGCCTGAAGCAGCAGCTCACGCAACAGGAGATGGCGTCCGTTGTGGGAACGGCCAGAGAGATGATCGGCCGGGCCTTTAAGGCCCTGGAAAAGGAAGGAGCCATCAAGCTCGATCGCCACCAAGTCGTGATCGTGAGCCGGGCCGCCATGATTCGCCTGCTCTGA
- a CDS encoding three-Cys-motif partner protein TcmP → MSDPGIDEIGPWSEVKLEIVQKYAKAYSTILSMQPGLTHVYIDGFAGTGANVSRMSGAVVPGSASIALEIDPPFAEYHLVDLDPSRVEALRRLQSNRLNVFVYQGDCNRVLLQNVIPNVQYVQYRRGLCLLDPYGLDLSWKVIEAAGKSNAIDLFLNFPVMDMNRNVLWKNREAVEPTQAARMTFFWGDESWRDAAWDTKRDLFGHPEKVENEAIAAVFQDRLQRVAGFKYVPDPMPMKISTGAVVYYLFFAAQKRPANDIVTDIFNKYRDWGKR, encoded by the coding sequence ATGAGCGATCCCGGAATCGATGAGATCGGACCATGGTCCGAAGTAAAGCTCGAGATTGTGCAGAAGTACGCCAAGGCATACTCCACTATCCTGTCGATGCAACCAGGGCTGACCCACGTCTACATCGATGGGTTTGCGGGAACTGGAGCAAATGTTTCCCGCATGAGCGGGGCGGTCGTACCCGGCAGCGCTTCGATAGCTCTCGAGATCGATCCGCCATTCGCAGAGTACCATCTAGTCGACCTCGACCCGTCAAGAGTAGAGGCTCTTCGCCGACTTCAATCGAATCGACTGAACGTGTTCGTGTATCAGGGTGATTGTAATCGAGTGTTACTGCAGAATGTAATCCCGAACGTCCAATACGTTCAGTACAGAAGAGGGCTGTGCCTACTAGACCCATACGGGCTTGATCTGAGCTGGAAGGTGATCGAGGCGGCTGGAAAATCGAATGCGATCGACCTTTTCCTCAACTTCCCTGTCATGGACATGAACAGAAACGTTCTCTGGAAGAATCGTGAGGCTGTTGAACCCACACAAGCCGCGAGAATGACGTTCTTCTGGGGTGACGAGTCCTGGCGAGACGCGGCATGGGACACGAAAAGAGATCTCTTTGGACATCCGGAGAAGGTCGAGAATGAGGCCATCGCCGCGGTATTTCAGGATCGTCTTCAGAGAGTGGCGGGATTCAAGTATGTGCCGGACCCGATGCCGATGAAGATCTCAACGGGGGCGGTGGTGTACTACCTTTTCTTTGCAGCACAGAAGAGGCCGGCCAACGACATCGTGACCGATATCTTCAATAAGTACCGCGATTGGGGAAAACGTTGA
- a CDS encoding site-specific DNA-methyltransferase, producing the protein MAQTKKSNPTKVESIRHKDKRANIPTEELRDFVVEEELAPKTMLYPRDPSLDPQLVWKGKDEQDREDLAVPVVPIYIQEKIHPQAIIDALPRIEKAGDNQINLFADFNGGPVEFDQKVDFYHHEQNWSNRLILGDSLLVMTSLAEKEGLKGKVQAIYFDPPYGIKFGSNWQVSTRKRDVKDGKAEDATRQPEQVRAFRDTWKLGIHSYLAYLRDRLVVARDLLTETGSVFVQIGDENVHLVRCLMDEVFGSENFCSSIAYKKTTGAGSPSGTTDLPPSVFDHLIWYAKSIKDVKYRRLYRERRAGEEGGTQYDWAERSDGGRRHLESLIDIQSDERLFTHDNLTSQSSGVTTTFAVSFEGKSIAPNKGGWKTNADGMTRLRFANRLMLLGNSLRYVRMHDDFPLSPRTNMWDDTVTSGFGDIKTYVVQSHPRVIERCLLMTTDPGDLVLDPTCGSGTTAYVAEQWGRRWITCDTSRVALALARTRLMAAKYPYYLLADSPEGIKKEAELTGTLTPALSQGARGNMEGDIRKGFVYKRVPHVTLKSIANNPDIKEGMTREQIDAAIARHAETETLFDQPYEDNKRVRVCGPFSVESLSPHRVLSTADDNQDGTVSEQEGRKQQDFATMILDNLRKAGVQNTRKSERLTFDRLDPYAGAWLHAAGEYTDADGKTRRVAVSIGPEHGTVGPQQVKEAAKEAVQGVGYDILAVCGFAFDPHVAEEVKRYGKLTVLPAKMNPDLTMGDELLKKTGAGNLFMVFGEPDVEIRKQKNGQIVAEIKGVDVYDPTTGQIRSGSTDDIACWFIDTDYNGESFFVRHAYFTGVEEPYDKLKRALRAEIDEAAWSSLYTTVSRPFAKPETGKIAVKVINHYGDEVLKVFHI; encoded by the coding sequence ATGGCACAAACAAAGAAATCTAATCCGACGAAGGTCGAATCGATCCGCCACAAGGATAAACGCGCCAATATTCCTACCGAGGAGTTGCGCGACTTCGTGGTTGAAGAAGAACTCGCGCCCAAGACCATGCTCTACCCGCGCGATCCCTCCCTCGATCCGCAACTGGTCTGGAAAGGGAAGGACGAACAGGACCGCGAGGACCTCGCCGTTCCCGTGGTGCCGATCTACATCCAGGAGAAGATTCACCCGCAGGCGATCATCGACGCGCTGCCTCGGATTGAAAAGGCCGGTGACAATCAGATCAACCTCTTCGCCGATTTCAACGGCGGTCCGGTTGAGTTCGATCAGAAGGTCGACTTCTATCACCACGAGCAGAACTGGTCCAACCGCCTCATCCTCGGTGATTCGCTGCTGGTGATGACCTCGCTGGCCGAGAAGGAAGGGCTCAAGGGCAAGGTGCAGGCCATCTACTTCGATCCGCCCTACGGCATCAAGTTCGGCTCCAACTGGCAGGTGAGCACACGCAAGCGCGACGTGAAGGACGGCAAGGCCGAGGACGCCACCCGTCAGCCCGAACAGGTGCGCGCCTTCCGCGACACCTGGAAGCTGGGCATCCATTCCTACCTCGCCTACCTGCGGGATCGACTGGTGGTGGCCCGCGACCTGCTCACCGAGACCGGCAGCGTCTTTGTGCAGATCGGGGATGAGAATGTACACCTGGTGCGGTGCCTAATGGATGAGGTGTTTGGAAGCGAGAACTTCTGCTCGTCAATAGCATACAAGAAGACGACTGGTGCCGGCAGCCCAAGCGGAACGACCGACCTGCCACCATCTGTTTTTGACCATCTGATCTGGTATGCAAAGAGTATCAAAGACGTGAAGTACCGACGTCTTTACCGCGAGCGACGTGCCGGAGAAGAGGGCGGTACGCAATACGACTGGGCAGAGAGATCAGATGGAGGACGGCGGCACTTGGAATCGCTGATCGACATTCAGTCGGACGAGAGACTGTTCACTCACGACAACCTAACCTCGCAATCGTCTGGCGTAACGACGACCTTTGCCGTTTCGTTCGAAGGAAAGAGCATCGCGCCTAACAAGGGCGGGTGGAAAACTAACGCCGATGGAATGACGCGGTTGCGCTTTGCAAATCGTCTGATGCTGCTCGGCAACAGCCTTAGATATGTCCGCATGCACGACGATTTTCCGCTGTCGCCACGTACGAACATGTGGGACGATACTGTCACGTCTGGTTTTGGCGATATAAAAACGTACGTAGTGCAATCGCATCCGCGCGTCATCGAACGCTGCCTCCTCATGACCACCGATCCCGGCGACCTGGTGCTCGATCCGACCTGCGGCAGCGGTACCACGGCCTATGTGGCCGAGCAGTGGGGCCGTCGCTGGATTACATGCGACACCAGCCGCGTCGCCCTGGCGCTGGCGCGCACGCGCCTGATGGCCGCGAAGTATCCTTACTACCTGCTGGCTGACTCGCCCGAAGGCATCAAGAAGGAAGCAGAACTGACCGGCACCCTCACCCCAGCCCTCTCCCAGGGGGCGAGGGGGAATATGGAGGGTGACATCCGTAAGGGATTCGTCTACAAGCGCGTGCCGCACGTCACGCTCAAATCGATTGCCAATAACCCCGACATCAAGGAAGGGATGACGCGCGAGCAGATCGACGCTGCCATTGCCCGCCACGCCGAGACCGAAACACTCTTCGACCAGCCCTACGAGGACAACAAGCGCGTGCGGGTGTGCGGGCCGTTCTCGGTCGAAAGCCTGTCACCTCATCGCGTCCTGTCCACCGCCGACGACAATCAGGACGGCACGGTGAGCGAGCAGGAAGGTCGCAAGCAGCAGGACTTCGCCACCATGATCTTAGATAACCTCCGAAAGGCAGGCGTACAGAATACCCGCAAAAGCGAGCGGCTCACCTTCGACCGGCTCGATCCTTACGCCGGGGCCTGGCTGCATGCGGCGGGCGAATACACCGACGCCGACGGCAAAACCCGGCGCGTGGCCGTCTCCATCGGCCCCGAGCACGGCACCGTCGGCCCGCAGCAGGTGAAGGAAGCCGCCAAGGAGGCGGTGCAGGGCGTAGGCTATGACATCCTCGCCGTCTGCGGTTTCGCCTTCGACCCGCATGTCGCCGAAGAGGTCAAGCGCTACGGCAAGCTGACCGTGCTGCCCGCCAAGATGAACCCGGACCTCACGATGGGTGACGAACTGCTCAAGAAAACCGGCGCGGGCAACCTGTTCATGGTTTTCGGCGAGCCGGACGTGGAAATCAGGAAGCAGAAGAACGGCCAGATCGTCGCCGAGATCAAGGGTGTGGATGTCTACGATCCGACCACCGGGCAGATTCGCAGCGGCTCCACAGACGATATCGCCTGCTGGTTCATCGATACCGACTATAACGGTGAGAGCTTCTTCGTCCGCCACGCCTACTTCACCGGCGTGGAAGAACCCTACGACAAGCTCAAGCGGGCGCTACGGGCGGAGATCGACGAAGCGGCATGGAGCAGTCTCTACACCACCGTCAGCCGGCCATTCGCCAAACCCGAGACAGGCAAGATCGCCGTCAAGGTCATCAACCACTACGGCGACGAGGTGCTTAAGGTGTTTCACATATAG
- a CDS encoding BPTD_3080 family restriction endonuclease: MNQVVIENPIINSPFDEPTRHFRFSDEGITDEIVDDRRTSSYFVPIAKPKKKGSKQLHFETEWTQDRIEENKLVNDIRRRVALWRKGGYVGVTPTTARLITYWTDPTREKKLFFCQNEALETAIYITEVAKKYGDAWIENALREANDTSNPGLPRTAFKMATGSGKTVVMAMLIAWHTLNKRANPQDARFSDTFLIVTPGITIRDRLRVLLPNDPDNYYRQRDIVPAQLQDQLGQAKIIITNYHAFQLREKVAAGKITKSILTAQQPDSQSSPFTETPDQMVRRVCRELSAKKNIIVLNDEAHHCYRHKPDGEDEMLTGDERIEAKQRDEEARVWVSGIEAVKAKIGVKAIYDLSATPFFLRGSGYPEGTLFPWVISDFSLIDAIEAGVVKVPRVPVADDSMTGEQPTYRDLWLRIREHLPKKGRKTDQVVGEPKLPVELQGALLSLYGNYEKYYRLWQQNAEARARGITPPVFIVVCNNTNVSKLVFDFIAGWEKQIGDQAVAQAGQLPIFRNDDGKGGWLHRPNTILVDSQQLESGKSMSDDFKKIAAREIEEFKADYRARFPGRDANTLTDEDLLREVMNTVGKAGKLGEHVKCVVSVSMLTEGWDANTVTHVLGVRAFGTQLLCEQVVGRALRRMSYAANGDGRFDPEYAEVYGVPFSFIPCSGATTDPKPGPLPTRVRALENRIACEITFPRLLGYRYDVVGDRLTVTFTDESRLALSTADIPTKTENAPIVGESSIHTLDDLKRHRLNEVAFLLAKLTLEKYFRDDDGNDKPWLFPQLLGVAKRWLAECVTLKDNTFPQLLLLIEFAHDATDRIYKAIVASTDGTAALKPILRPYDTIGSTRYVDFDTTRPHFATREDKCHINFVVADTDSWEQKMAEALEDMPEVVRYVKNHNLGFTIPYALNGEEHQYIPDFIAVVKQSPSPFQGEGRGEGDEINLIIEVTGEKKKDKAAKVATARTLWVPAINNYGGFGRWAFIEIADPWDAKAAIRGVLGEKASVTV, from the coding sequence ATGAACCAGGTCGTCATCGAGAACCCGATCATTAACTCGCCGTTCGACGAGCCCACTCGCCATTTTCGGTTTTCCGACGAGGGCATCACCGACGAGATCGTTGACGACCGCCGGACCAGTTCCTATTTCGTCCCCATCGCCAAGCCAAAAAAGAAGGGGTCCAAGCAACTTCACTTCGAGACGGAATGGACACAAGACCGCATCGAAGAGAACAAGCTCGTCAACGACATCCGCCGCCGCGTCGCACTGTGGCGTAAGGGTGGCTACGTGGGCGTGACGCCGACTACCGCGCGATTGATTACCTACTGGACCGATCCCACTCGCGAGAAGAAACTTTTCTTCTGCCAGAACGAAGCCCTTGAAACCGCCATCTACATCACCGAAGTAGCAAAGAAATATGGTGATGCCTGGATCGAGAACGCGCTACGCGAGGCGAACGACACATCGAACCCCGGCCTGCCGCGCACGGCGTTCAAAATGGCCACCGGCTCCGGCAAGACCGTCGTCATGGCCATGCTCATCGCCTGGCACACGCTCAACAAACGCGCCAACCCGCAAGACGCGCGCTTCTCCGACACCTTTCTGATCGTCACGCCGGGCATCACCATCCGTGACCGGCTGCGCGTGCTGTTACCGAACGACCCGGACAACTATTACCGCCAGCGTGACATTGTGCCGGCCCAACTCCAGGACCAGCTCGGACAGGCCAAAATCATTATCACCAACTACCACGCCTTCCAATTGCGCGAAAAGGTCGCAGCCGGCAAGATCACGAAGTCGATTCTGACTGCCCAGCAGCCGGATAGCCAGTCGAGCCCATTCACCGAAACTCCCGACCAGATGGTGCGCCGCGTCTGCCGCGAGTTGAGCGCCAAGAAAAACATCATCGTCCTCAACGACGAGGCTCATCACTGTTACCGCCACAAACCCGACGGCGAGGATGAAATGCTCACCGGCGATGAGCGCATCGAAGCCAAGCAACGCGACGAAGAGGCCCGCGTCTGGGTTTCCGGCATCGAGGCCGTAAAGGCCAAGATCGGCGTGAAGGCTATCTACGATCTTTCGGCCACACCGTTCTTCCTGCGCGGTTCAGGCTACCCCGAAGGCACGCTCTTTCCGTGGGTAATCTCGGATTTTTCGCTCATTGACGCCATCGAGGCCGGCGTCGTCAAGGTACCCCGCGTGCCAGTGGCTGACGACTCAATGACAGGCGAACAGCCCACTTACCGCGACCTGTGGCTGCGCATCCGCGAGCACCTGCCAAAAAAGGGACGCAAGACCGATCAGGTAGTGGGCGAACCGAAGCTCCCGGTCGAACTTCAGGGAGCGCTTCTTAGTCTCTACGGCAACTACGAGAAATATTACCGCCTGTGGCAGCAGAACGCCGAGGCCCGCGCCCGTGGCATCACGCCTCCCGTGTTCATCGTCGTCTGCAACAACACCAACGTGTCCAAACTCGTCTTCGACTTCATTGCCGGGTGGGAAAAGCAGATCGGCGACCAAGCCGTCGCCCAGGCTGGGCAGTTGCCTATCTTTCGCAACGACGACGGTAAGGGTGGCTGGCTGCACCGCCCAAACACGATCCTGGTGGACAGCCAGCAACTCGAGTCCGGCAAATCGATGAGCGACGACTTCAAGAAGATCGCCGCCCGAGAGATCGAGGAATTCAAGGCCGATTACCGCGCCCGCTTTCCCGGCCGCGATGCCAACACCCTCACCGATGAAGACCTGCTCCGCGAGGTGATGAACACCGTCGGCAAGGCAGGCAAGCTCGGCGAACACGTCAAGTGTGTGGTCAGCGTGTCCATGCTCACGGAAGGGTGGGATGCCAATACCGTCACTCATGTTCTCGGCGTGCGCGCCTTCGGCACCCAACTGCTGTGCGAGCAGGTGGTCGGCCGCGCCTTGCGCCGCATGAGCTACGCCGCCAACGGCGATGGACGGTTCGACCCCGAATACGCTGAAGTCTACGGCGTACCCTTTTCCTTCATCCCGTGCAGCGGTGCAACCACGGACCCAAAGCCCGGCCCGCTGCCCACCCGCGTCCGCGCCCTTGAAAACCGCATCGCCTGCGAGATCACCTTCCCCCGGCTGCTCGGCTACCGCTACGACGTAGTCGGCGACCGACTCACGGTAACCTTCACCGACGAATCCAGGCTCGCACTGTCCACCGCCGACATTCCCACCAAGACCGAGAATGCGCCCATCGTCGGCGAATCCAGTATCCATACCCTCGATGATCTCAAACGCCACCGGCTCAACGAGGTCGCCTTCCTGCTGGCCAAGCTGACGCTGGAAAAATACTTCCGCGACGATGACGGCAACGATAAACCCTGGCTCTTCCCGCAACTGCTCGGCGTCGCCAAGCGCTGGCTGGCCGAATGCGTTACGCTCAAGGACAACACCTTCCCTCAATTGCTGCTGCTGATCGAGTTCGCGCACGATGCAACCGATCGTATCTACAAGGCGATCGTCGCCTCGACCGATGGCACGGCTGCGCTCAAGCCCATCCTACGCCCGTATGATACGATCGGCTCCACCCGATATGTTGATTTCGATACCACCCGGCCGCACTTCGCCACGCGCGAGGACAAATGCCACATCAATTTCGTTGTGGCGGATACCGACTCGTGGGAGCAGAAGATGGCCGAAGCCCTCGAAGACATGCCCGAGGTCGTTCGTTACGTCAAAAACCACAATCTCGGCTTCACCATCCCCTACGCGCTGAACGGCGAAGAACACCAATACATCCCCGACTTCATCGCCGTTGTGAAACAATCTCCCTCTCCTTTCCAGGGAGAGGGCCGGGGTGAGGGTGATGAGATCAACCTCATCATCGAAGTGACAGGCGAGAAGAAGAAGGACAAGGCCGCCAAGGTCGCTACGGCGCGCACGTTGTGGGTGCCTGCCATCAACAACTACGGCGGCTTCGGTCGCTGGGCGTTCATCGAAATCGCCGACCCGTGGGACGCGAAGGCGGCAATCCGCGGCGTTCTGGGGGAAAAGGCGTCGGTGACGGTATGA
- a CDS encoding type II toxin-antitoxin system RelE/ParE family toxin — protein MRIRNVINRGLRRFIERNDASGLPPPVVEKVRNIVTFLLEMGAVLELYDIPSWKAHQLTGDRKGTWSLVVTRNWRITFRINQSEGEILDLDFEDYH, from the coding sequence ATGCGGATTCGGAACGTAATCAATCGCGGATTGCGGCGCTTCATTGAGCGCAACGACGCTTCCGGGTTGCCTCCGCCTGTTGTCGAGAAGGTCCGCAACATCGTAACCTTTCTACTGGAGATGGGAGCAGTCCTGGAACTTTACGACATTCCGAGTTGGAAAGCCCACCAACTCACCGGGGATCGCAAGGGAACATGGAGCCTCGTCGTCACCCGGAACTGGCGAATAACATTCAGAATTAATCAGAGCGAAGGAGAGATCCTCGATCTGGATTTTGAAGACTACCATTGA
- a CDS encoding phage Gp37/Gp68 family protein, translating into MAANSAIEWTETTWNPVTGCTKISPGCTHCYAERMARRLQAMGQPNYANGFRPTIHEHMLGAPLRWKQPQTIFVNSMSDLFHEDVPVRFIQRIFDVMGAAHWHTFQVLTKRSERLMELCRQLPWSPNVWMGVSVENEAWSFRMDHLRATNAHTKFLSLEPLLGPLCNLNLSGIDWVIVGGESGPMARPMDRTWVVDIRSQCQRAGVPFFFKQWGGVHKKKAGRLLEGRTWNELPKTGQLTLSASAT; encoded by the coding sequence ATGGCCGCCAATTCCGCGATCGAATGGACGGAGACCACTTGGAACCCGGTGACGGGATGCACGAAGATCAGCCCCGGCTGCACGCATTGTTACGCCGAGCGGATGGCGAGGCGCCTGCAGGCGATGGGACAGCCGAACTACGCGAACGGGTTCCGCCCGACAATTCACGAACACATGCTGGGGGCGCCGCTGAGGTGGAAACAGCCGCAGACCATATTCGTAAACTCCATGAGCGATCTATTCCATGAGGACGTTCCGGTCCGGTTTATCCAGCGAATATTCGACGTGATGGGGGCGGCGCATTGGCACACGTTTCAAGTCTTGACCAAGAGGTCCGAAAGGCTGATGGAACTCTGCCGACAGCTTCCTTGGTCACCGAACGTCTGGATGGGCGTGAGTGTTGAGAACGAGGCATGGTCTTTTCGAATGGACCATCTTCGCGCAACGAACGCGCATACAAAATTCTTATCGTTGGAGCCGCTCCTTGGCCCACTCTGCAATCTGAATCTTTCCGGCATTGATTGGGTCATTGTGGGCGGCGAATCTGGGCCGATGGCGCGGCCAATGGATCGGACATGGGTGGTGGACATTCGCAGCCAATGCCAGCGAGCAGGTGTGCCATTTTTCTTTAAGCAATGGGGCGGTGTTCACAAGAAAAAAGCTGGCCGCCTGCTCGAAGGTCGAACTTGGAATGAGTTGCCCAAGACGGGACAGCTCACACTTTCAGCCAGCGCTACTTGA
- a CDS encoding Mrp/NBP35 family ATP-binding protein yields MVTPVLTVDTVISALRQVKYPGMSRDLVSFGVVKNTRVEGATVYLELQVPTEDREVIAKVETAVREALGGVPGIGEMRIQAVPRPTPQDSAPGPSPLPGVRRIIAVASGKGGVGKSTVSVNLALALAQSGAAVGLLDADIYGPNVPRMLGEPGRPKAHEGKIVPLTRYGLKVISVGYLLGDQSPIIWRGPLVAQALKQLLHEVHWGELDYLVVDLPPGTGDTQLTLVQAVPLTGGVIVTTPSAVALMDAEKGLRMFREARVPILGIVENMSYFICPHCQGETDIFSRGGGREVSEALGVPFLGEIPIKPAIREGGDTGAPVVVATPESAEALIFRAIAEKVCLAAETAAEAMPHVIIR; encoded by the coding sequence ATGGTGACGCCTGTGTTGACGGTGGATACGGTTATCTCGGCGCTTCGCCAGGTCAAGTACCCGGGGATGAGTCGCGACCTCGTGTCCTTTGGCGTCGTCAAGAATACCCGGGTAGAGGGTGCTACCGTCTACCTCGAGCTCCAGGTCCCGACGGAGGATCGCGAGGTGATCGCTAAGGTGGAGACCGCGGTCCGTGAGGCGCTCGGTGGTGTACCGGGGATCGGTGAGATGCGGATTCAGGCCGTCCCGCGCCCCACGCCTCAGGATTCCGCTCCCGGACCCTCTCCACTCCCTGGAGTTCGACGGATCATTGCCGTCGCCTCCGGTAAAGGCGGTGTGGGCAAGAGTACCGTATCCGTGAATCTGGCTCTGGCCCTGGCGCAGTCAGGGGCTGCGGTCGGCCTTCTGGATGCCGACATCTACGGGCCGAATGTTCCCCGGATGCTGGGCGAGCCTGGCCGCCCCAAGGCGCATGAAGGCAAGATTGTCCCGCTGACGCGGTACGGTCTGAAAGTGATATCGGTCGGATATCTACTGGGTGACCAGTCGCCGATCATCTGGCGTGGCCCCCTGGTAGCCCAGGCCCTGAAGCAACTCCTGCACGAGGTCCACTGGGGCGAACTGGACTATCTAGTCGTCGATCTACCGCCGGGAACAGGCGATACCCAGTTGACTCTTGTGCAGGCCGTGCCGCTTACCGGTGGAGTCATTGTGACCACACCATCGGCTGTGGCCCTGATGGACGCCGAGAAAGGCCTACGGATGTTTCGCGAGGCCCGCGTCCCGATCCTGGGCATCGTAGAAAATATGAGTTACTTTATCTGCCCCCACTGCCAGGGAGAAACCGATATCTTCAGCCGGGGCGGCGGGCGCGAGGTCAGCGAAGCGCTTGGGGTCCCTTTCCTGGGGGAGATCCCCATCAAACCGGCTATCCGCGAGGGCGGGGATACCGGTGCTCCCGTGGTCGTTGCGACGCCGGAGTCCGCCGAGGCGTTGATTTTCCGCGCTATCGCGGAAAAGGTGTGCCTGGCGGCCGAGACTGCCGCCGAGGCGATGCCTCACGTGATCATCCGCTAA